One Atribacterota bacterium DNA window includes the following coding sequences:
- a CDS encoding M23 family metallopeptidase has product MRSNKKRTPTQKGLLGIGALLIVIAGISILFNIPFMSLGLEGEEENNQNRNTETGSNIITDTLTTTSNTSVSADNRSLSQMQTYSEEQLANNLSQENSSSIKGLQEIRDELDKIAQQQEQLNIDEFRLKYNYLQREDIQRVSGNLNAGETLYQHLVDHNISPTEILRLQEIVKPVVDISYMNIGTKFTVHYNSEGKIIQFDYQPNQLDVYHIKIPQNELDNIEVNKDEIYREIVCFEGEIKSSLYESMVEFCNSGQLAVQLAEIFAWDIDFLTECQPGDSFKIMVEKLYRGDFYRWGDILAAVYEGEMLSTHTAILFEDSSGSNNYYDSEGRCLQKAFLRAPLDYKYISSHYTESRLHPILRIHRPHRAIDYAAPTGTPIVTIGAGTVISKYYDQGGYGNYVEIRHVNGYVTGYGHLSKFAQGLQVGQRVEQGEIIGYVGATGLATGPHLDFSISKDGVRFNFLDLEMPPASSISADYRNEFDMVKENYLSILQENI; this is encoded by the coding sequence GTGAGGTCAAATAAGAAACGCACTCCAACTCAAAAAGGTTTATTAGGGATTGGAGCTTTATTAATAGTAATAGCAGGAATTAGCATATTATTTAATATACCATTTATGTCATTAGGACTGGAAGGGGAAGAAGAAAACAATCAAAACAGGAATACAGAGACAGGTTCAAATATAATAACTGATACCCTGACTACTACGTCAAATACATCTGTGTCCGCTGATAACAGGAGTCTCAGTCAGATGCAAACATATTCTGAGGAACAGTTGGCAAATAATTTATCTCAAGAAAACAGCAGTTCTATTAAGGGATTGCAAGAAATTCGGGATGAACTTGATAAGATTGCCCAGCAACAGGAACAACTGAATATTGATGAGTTTCGTTTGAAATATAATTATTTGCAAAGGGAAGACATTCAAAGAGTTTCCGGAAATTTAAATGCCGGAGAAACACTTTATCAGCATCTGGTAGATCATAACATTTCCCCTACAGAAATTTTACGTTTACAGGAAATAGTTAAACCAGTAGTGGATATCAGTTATATGAATATTGGAACAAAATTCACTGTTCATTATAATAGTGAAGGAAAGATAATCCAGTTTGATTATCAGCCGAATCAGCTTGATGTATATCATATTAAAATTCCTCAAAATGAACTGGACAATATAGAAGTGAATAAAGATGAGATATACCGAGAGATAGTCTGTTTTGAAGGCGAAATAAAGAGCTCTTTATATGAATCTATGGTTGAGTTTTGTAATTCCGGCCAATTAGCTGTACAGCTTGCTGAGATATTTGCCTGGGATATTGACTTTTTAACTGAATGCCAACCTGGAGATAGCTTTAAAATTATGGTAGAAAAACTATACCGTGGAGATTTTTACCGGTGGGGAGATATACTGGCAGCAGTCTATGAAGGTGAAATGCTCAGCACTCATACAGCCATACTTTTTGAAGACTCAAGTGGTTCCAATAATTATTATGATTCTGAAGGAAGATGTTTACAAAAAGCTTTTTTAAGGGCACCATTGGATTATAAATATATAAGTTCTCATTATACTGAAAGCAGACTTCATCCCATTTTAAGAATTCATCGGCCACATCGTGCCATAGATTATGCCGCTCCAACCGGGACTCCTATAGTAACTATCGGAGCAGGTACAGTAATTTCAAAATATTATGACCAGGGTGGTTACGGAAATTATGTAGAAATAAGACACGTTAATGGTTATGTAACCGGTTACGGGCATTTATCAAAATTTGCCCAGGGTTTGCAGGTTGGACAAAGAGTGGAGCAGGGGGAAATTATCGGGTATGTTGGTGCTACCGGCCTTGCTACCGGCCCTCATCTTGATTTTTCCATAAGCAAGGATGGAGTTAGATTTAATTTCCTGGATTTGGAGATGCCACCAGCCAGCTCAATAAGCGCAGATTACAGAAATGAATTTGATATGGTTAAGGAAAATTATCTTTCTATTTTGCAGGAAAATATATAG
- a CDS encoding tetratricopeptide repeat protein, which yields MRSKKFIFKVIVLLLLSIAFQAFMLTGAAQDVEIFSQTDAEAVELLQKAVGKMEEALDTYQAHYPGRVLWADAIDYAQQALEIDPNFIEGNYYLALMYQHTNWYYREAEQWKRYLELIERTDLTSPQVKQNLAYAYYRLGYNSYEKGDNEQSLIFFLNSIREYPDLIDSNYWAARVFYEADDLENSLFYWRRVLDLDPDFPRAQYFHDKVQASIKYGKEAYNWYEKAYNYYEGKNYQQAIASYQEAIRLNSRFTEAYYWMARVYFETGDYRRAVQNYQRVLELEPGNTQAEYWLKEAQKKM from the coding sequence ATGAGATCAAAGAAGTTTATTTTTAAAGTCATTGTACTTTTATTACTATCAATCGCATTTCAGGCTTTTATGCTTACTGGCGCTGCCCAGGATGTTGAAATATTCAGTCAAACCGATGCCGAAGCAGTAGAATTATTACAAAAAGCCGTAGGCAAGATGGAAGAGGCATTAGATACATATCAGGCGCATTATCCAGGCAGGGTGTTATGGGCTGATGCAATCGATTATGCCCAGCAGGCATTGGAAATTGACCCTAATTTTATCGAAGGCAATTATTACCTGGCATTAATGTATCAACATACTAACTGGTATTACCGGGAAGCAGAACAGTGGAAGAGATATTTAGAATTAATTGAAAGAACTGACTTAACTTCTCCACAGGTCAAGCAGAACCTGGCTTATGCTTATTATCGACTGGGCTATAATTCTTATGAGAAGGGTGATAATGAGCAGAGTCTGATATTCTTTTTAAATTCAATAAGGGAATATCCGGACCTTATTGATTCCAATTATTGGGCAGCACGAGTATTTTATGAAGCTGATGATTTAGAAAATTCTTTATTCTACTGGAGAAGGGTTTTAGATTTAGATCCGGATTTCCCCAGGGCTCAGTATTTCCATGATAAAGTGCAGGCTTCTATTAAATATGGAAAAGAAGCATATAACTGGTATGAGAAGGCTTATAATTATTATGAAGGAAAGAATTACCAGCAGGCTATTGCTTCTTACCAGGAGGCGATTAGGCTAAATTCAAGATTTACCGAAGCATATTATTGGATGGCAAGAGTTTACTTTGAAACAGGTGATTATCGAAGGGCAGTTCAAAATTATCAAAGAGTTTTAGAATTAGAACCTGGCAATACCCAGGCAGAATACTGGCTAAAAGAAGCACAGAAAAAAATGTAA